One Pararge aegeria chromosome 4, ilParAegt1.1, whole genome shotgun sequence DNA segment encodes these proteins:
- the LOC120637840 gene encoding uncharacterized protein LOC120637840 isoform X1, which yields MNRESKDEIGGAHIKPSARKSIHTHNSSCVYLCNRNMGRYGLNAVRARNELNGPDTEQGHDEVDNVMSKLARPASPVPVRNKKNIRRNSHDINTEYSEDDSDENNVLSKSSPPAFSLYSDELYASANATFQQSDARSSRNVSQDTPEQRRINTSANQQTRSHSQLRQKLPKEKETTSCQFLLQMLLMLLTAGIAVFYIGYYPSEPTKMNSIYDKISFYSDIMDLGEKYKVKDTSILQVRTGVATIFEKQDTGSFIFAYNSKSNSFNPTLFNSFVEDLAATASRFLRNDSDNLYAVVDTVKLKMQTEKEFMNKYEEAVARTGVMLVKDVDNVPSEIAMAFHYYCDEYSPLVRRSAIFFTLNLAKCSNNSDPKSTHEYIEKCLAKKWSNVGEDRIGPLLTRVVNIVVDVTSVI from the exons atgaatcgGGAATCCAAAGATGAG ATTGGGGGGGCACATATAAAACCATCTGCAAGAAAAAGTATTCACACGCATAACAGTAGCTGTGTATACTTGTGTAATAGAAATATGGGAAGATACGGACTCAATGCAGTCCGCGCAAGAAATGAACTGAATGGGCCTGATACAGAGCAGGGGCATGATGAAGTGGACAATGTTATGAG CAAATTGGCGCGCCCAGCATCTCCTGTACCagtaaggaataaaaaaaatattcgtagaAATTCGCATGACATCAATACTGAATACAGTGAAGACGATTCTGATGAAAA CAACGTATTATCCAAGTCTTCCCCACCAGCATTTTCGCTTTACAGTGACGAATTGTACGCCAGTGCGAATGCAACATTCCAACAGAGTGACGCACGCAGCAGCAGAAATGTGTCGCAGGACACTCCAGAACAACGGAGAATAAACACCAGTGCAAATCAACAAACACGCTCACATTCGCAATTGAGACAAAAGTTACCTAAGGAAAAGGAAACAACGTCCTGTCAGTTCTTACTCCAAATGCTGTTGATGCTCCTTACAGCTGGTATTGCAGTATTTTACATAGGCTACTACCCCAGTGAACCAACTAAGATGAATAGCATTTATGATAAGATTAGCTTCTACAGCGATATTATGGATTTAGGTGAAAAATATAAGGTCAAGGATACTTCCATTCTGCAAGTAAGGACAG gtGTTGCTACAATATTTGAAAAGCAAGACACTGGATCGTTTATATTTGCTTACAACAGCAAAAGTAACAGTTTTAATCCGACACTGTTTAACAGTTTTGTTGAGGATTTAGCTGCGACCGCTTCGAGATTCTTAC GTAACGACAGCGATAACTTGTATGCGGTTGTGGACACTGTGAAACTTAAAATGCAAACCGAGAAGGAGTTCATGAACAAATACGAGGAAGCTGTTGCCAGAACTGGCGTTATGCTGGTGAAAGACGTTGACAACGTCCCGTCAGAAATCGCAATGGCATTCCACTACTACTGCGATGAATACAGTCCCCTCGTCAGGAGGAGCGCAATATTCTTCACGTTGAATTTGGCTAAATGCTCCAATAATTCCG aTCCAAAGTCCACGCAcgaatatattgaaaaatgtcTAGCCAAGAAATGGAGTAACGTTGGTGAAGATAGGATTGGGCCCTTGCTAACAAGAGTTGTCAATATTGTTGTAGATGTTACCAGTGTGATATAA
- the LOC120637840 gene encoding uncharacterized protein LOC120637840 isoform X2, protein MNRESKDEIGGAHIKPSARKSIHTHNSSCVYLCNRNMGRYGLNAVRARNELNGPDTEQGHDEVDNVMSKLARPASPVPVRNKKNIRRNSHDINTEYSEDDSDENDELYASANATFQQSDARSSRNVSQDTPEQRRINTSANQQTRSHSQLRQKLPKEKETTSCQFLLQMLLMLLTAGIAVFYIGYYPSEPTKMNSIYDKISFYSDIMDLGEKYKVKDTSILQVRTGVATIFEKQDTGSFIFAYNSKSNSFNPTLFNSFVEDLAATASRFLRNDSDNLYAVVDTVKLKMQTEKEFMNKYEEAVARTGVMLVKDVDNVPSEIAMAFHYYCDEYSPLVRRSAIFFTLNLAKCSNNSDPKSTHEYIEKCLAKKWSNVGEDRIGPLLTRVVNIVVDVTSVI, encoded by the exons atgaatcgGGAATCCAAAGATGAG ATTGGGGGGGCACATATAAAACCATCTGCAAGAAAAAGTATTCACACGCATAACAGTAGCTGTGTATACTTGTGTAATAGAAATATGGGAAGATACGGACTCAATGCAGTCCGCGCAAGAAATGAACTGAATGGGCCTGATACAGAGCAGGGGCATGATGAAGTGGACAATGTTATGAG CAAATTGGCGCGCCCAGCATCTCCTGTACCagtaaggaataaaaaaaatattcgtagaAATTCGCATGACATCAATACTGAATACAGTGAAGACGATTCTGATGAAAA TGACGAATTGTACGCCAGTGCGAATGCAACATTCCAACAGAGTGACGCACGCAGCAGCAGAAATGTGTCGCAGGACACTCCAGAACAACGGAGAATAAACACCAGTGCAAATCAACAAACACGCTCACATTCGCAATTGAGACAAAAGTTACCTAAGGAAAAGGAAACAACGTCCTGTCAGTTCTTACTCCAAATGCTGTTGATGCTCCTTACAGCTGGTATTGCAGTATTTTACATAGGCTACTACCCCAGTGAACCAACTAAGATGAATAGCATTTATGATAAGATTAGCTTCTACAGCGATATTATGGATTTAGGTGAAAAATATAAGGTCAAGGATACTTCCATTCTGCAAGTAAGGACAG gtGTTGCTACAATATTTGAAAAGCAAGACACTGGATCGTTTATATTTGCTTACAACAGCAAAAGTAACAGTTTTAATCCGACACTGTTTAACAGTTTTGTTGAGGATTTAGCTGCGACCGCTTCGAGATTCTTAC GTAACGACAGCGATAACTTGTATGCGGTTGTGGACACTGTGAAACTTAAAATGCAAACCGAGAAGGAGTTCATGAACAAATACGAGGAAGCTGTTGCCAGAACTGGCGTTATGCTGGTGAAAGACGTTGACAACGTCCCGTCAGAAATCGCAATGGCATTCCACTACTACTGCGATGAATACAGTCCCCTCGTCAGGAGGAGCGCAATATTCTTCACGTTGAATTTGGCTAAATGCTCCAATAATTCCG aTCCAAAGTCCACGCAcgaatatattgaaaaatgtcTAGCCAAGAAATGGAGTAACGTTGGTGAAGATAGGATTGGGCCCTTGCTAACAAGAGTTGTCAATATTGTTGTAGATGTTACCAGTGTGATATAA
- the LOC120637841 gene encoding anaphase-promoting complex subunit 15-like — protein MNIPFPILYPRLVDPTWFNADSPCDEDAELTSMEQAHQQWLNSIGQQYMKRPPLGKPDPEPMEEEAESDEEEGNDESDESEESHDEDEEEELRTYTPPRNNNEADQEFEGNEAPDPSTQDQSAIWPQGRPQPLN, from the exons ATGAATATTCCATTCCCAATACTTTATCCGCGTCTTGTGGACCCTACTTGGTTCAACGCTGACAGCCCTTGTGACGAAGATGCAGAGCTTACCAGTATGGAACAAGCTCATCAGCAATGG CTGAACTCCATTGGCCAGCAATATATGAAACGCCCACCACTGGGAAAGCCTGATCCTGAACCAATGGAAGAAGAAGCAGAGTCTGATGAGGAAGAAG GTAATGACGAGTCTGATGAGTCAGAGGAGTCCCATGATGAAGACGAGGAGGAGGAACTGCGCACATACACTCCTCCAAGGAACAACAATGAGGCTGACCAGGAGTTTGAGGGGAATGAAGCTCCAGATCCCAGCACTCAAGACCAAAGTGCAATCTGGCCTCAAGGCCGACCTCAGCCCTTGAATTAG
- the LOC120623423 gene encoding uncharacterized protein LOC120623423, protein MYTIVKLVTLFSIPAVKPTSMQKSFYFGDKSGPENEITDFIYSKGYLPNENELPKSTVIKNVDNDVTYLLSKLSDNELVKLLNDQPKKISYDLDDIVKIALGGNSNKDRKNSVMGRDFQVEVDNYYNKRFGVTPEIENNQRAYYKLNNKQIIPKEQRNEVNFLAWKKLQDLLNYRPEQKDLTEEKKELLFDILVSQLKTLCCKSDRQSLANHLQISGNIFSNVPKEKSYLTDLKASNIQNNNEFMFLIVNDEIKSRSNDNLILVDPETLDKNSSILLLGPITTPLTDGQLRVLMDRISNELSKPEYASLLQQLSDGTLGDDSISLMKNFIFGKGTRRYIKPHRCNYQSKLTKIYGGPRWLICTGYLNLNTPSLYD, encoded by the exons ATGTACACCATTGTTAAGCTTGTAACTTTGTTTTCC attCCAGCCGTAAAACCGACCTCAAtgcaaaaatctttttattttgggGATAAAAGTGGCCCCGAGAATGAAattacagattttatttattcaaaaggaTATTTACCAAACGAAAATGAATTACCAAAATCTACAGTAATAAAGAATGTtg ataaCGATGTTACTTATCTATTATCGAAGTTATCTGACAATGAACTTGTCAAATTGCTTAACGATCAACCGAAAAAGATATCATATGACTTAGATGATATCGTTAAAATAGCACTTGGTGGAAATTCTAACAAAGATCGCAAAAACTCTGTTATGGGAAGAGATTTTCAAGTTGAAGttgataattattacaataaaagatTTGGTGTCACTCCAGAAATTGAGAATAATCAGCGAGCttattataagttaaataataagcaAATAATTCCTAAGGAACAGCGAAACGAAGTAAATTTTCTCGCTTGGAAGAAACTTCAAGATCTTTTAAATTATCGCCCAGAACAAAAAGACTTGACTGAAGAGAAAAAAGAACTATTATTCGATATACTTGTATCTCAATTAAAAACTCTGTGTTGCAAAAGTGATAGACAATCGCTAGCAAACCATCTTCAAATATCTGGTAACATTTTTTCAAATGTTCCGaaagaaaaatcttatttaacAGATTTAAAAGCATCAAATATCCAAAATAACAATGAATTTATGTTTCTGATTGTAAATGACGAAATAAAAAGCAGAAGTAATGATAACTTGATACTCGTGGATCCAGAAACTCTTGACAAAAATAGTAGTATTTTGTTATTGGGACCAATAACAACACCATTAACAGATGGTCAATTAAGAGTTCTT ATGGACCGCATATCTAACGAGCTATCAAAACCGGAATACGCATCGCTCCTTCAGCAACTCTCTGATGGAACACTTGGAGATGACAGTATAAGCctgatgaaaaattttatatttggaaAAGGAACTCGAAGATATATAAAACCTCATAGATGTAATTATCAGTCTAAGCTCACGAAAATTTATGGTGGGCCACGGTGGTTAATTTGCACTGGTTACTTGAATTTGAATACTCCCAGTTTGTatgactaa
- the LOC120623424 gene encoding DNA-3-methyladenine glycosylase 1-like, whose protein sequence is MESEKIRCGWLTKDHLYITYHDCEWGQPQYDNILLFEILCLEGQQAGLSWITILKKRENYRKLFHNFDPYKIAEFNVDDINRLVGDSQIVRHRGKIESIVNNAKCYIKMMENGEDFSKFVWSFVDYNPIENSWISNSEIPTETEISKGLSKALKKRGFKYIGSRICYAFMQASGLVNDHLCECICRNI, encoded by the coding sequence ATGGAAAGTGAAAAAATCAGATGTGGATGGTTAACCAAGGATCATCTCTATATAACCTACCATGACTGCGAATGGGGACAGCCTCAATATGACAACATCCTTCTATTTGAGATTCTTTGTCTTGAAGGTCAACAGGCAGGATTATCGTGGATAACAATTCTTAAAAAGAGAGAAAACTATCGAaaactttttcataattttgATCCATACAAAATTGCTGAATTTAACGTTGATGATATCAATAGACTTGTAGGTGATTCGCAAATTGTAAGGCATAGAGGCAAAATCGAATCAATTGTAAATAATGCAAAatgttacattaaaatgatgGAGAATGGTGAGGATTTTTCAAAATTCGTATGGAGTTTTGTAGATTATAATCCCATCGAGAATAGCTGGATTTCGAATAGTGAAATACCAACAGAGACCGAAATATCTAAAGGACTTTCTAAGGCCTTAAAAAAGAGAGGCTTTAAGTATATTGGATCTAGAATTTGTTATGCATTTATGCAAGCAAGTGGATTAGTCAATGATCACTTATGTGAATGTATTTgcagaaatatataa
- the LOC120623431 gene encoding nucleoside diphosphate kinase translates to MAEQRERTFIMVKPDGVQRGLVGEILQRFEKKGFKLVALKFVWPSEELLKNHYSDLSSRPFFPGLVKYMSSGPVVPMVWEGLNVVKTGRQMLGATNPADSLPGTIRGDLCIQVGRNIIHGSDSVESANKEIALWFTEKEVVGWTPAAENWVYE, encoded by the coding sequence ATGGCTGAACAACGTGAAAGAACCTTCATCATGGTTAAGCCCGATGGCGTTCAACGTGGACTCGTCGGGGAGATTCTTCAGAGGTTTGAGAAAAAAGGCTTCAAGCTTGTAGCTCTGAAATTTGTGTGGCCGTCTGAAGAACTCCTTAAAAATCACTACAGCGATTTGTCGTCGCGACCATtcttcccgggtctagttaagtACATGAGTTCAGGACCCGTCGTGCCAATGGTATGGGAAGGACTCAACGTTGTGAAGACTGGTCGCCAAATGCTCGGTGCTACAAATCCAGCAGACTCTCTACCTGGCACAATCCGTGGTGATCTTTGCATTCAAGTTGGTCGCAACATCATCCATGGCTCAGACAGTGTTGAATCTGCTAACAAAGAAATTGCTCTCTGGTTCACTGAAAAGGAAGTTGTTGGATGGACCCCAGCTGCAGAAAACTGGGTATATGAATAA
- the LOC120637590 gene encoding zinc finger protein 429: protein MFTTNAVQAGSVPTLQYQEHPQKSQGKNIENAQQKTQQSQPQQEFPTFCYTTNVNMIGKIGTGTTGGTGGVNIAQLTTSDDKTCYIAQPFSYNYALVNQMQLAPNGIQNTISNISFKCDVCGLMFGHLTLLNAHKRIHTQDADNNITVVATGVGSSNEVTMPPHIQILATDPNEQQQHHVQIQDTKPVIIDKSQSKCITCGGPLANNPKRKGPKLIRCENCIAQDTVDQRVNSTQIFVSGENNVKFEVGGVSGVQTQNDPLTSAPPAQQPQQQKTIQAGHHPVKKRNLASVTKCQNCNGSGIVFIGGNKNKNSTSNSEKPFHCNICGGSFSRYSSLWSHKKLHSGEKNFKCGVCGIAFAKAVYLKNHSRIHTGEKPYRCQTCGMQFSQSPHLKNHERTHSGEKPYVCEVCDKGFARHATLWNHRRIHTGEKPYKCETCGSAFSQAAHLKNHAKVHSGEKPFKCDICTAAFADRFALKRHRGIHDKYGQTTPMMVASRIQLPEPDELEQQQNSDQQNSQSEVELRSQTAL from the exons ATGTTCACTACAAACGCGGTTCAAGCCGGTTCGGTGCCGACCCTTCAATACCAAGAGCACCCTCAGAAGTCCCAAGGGAAAAACATCGAAAATGCACAACAGAAGACTCAACAATCTCAACCACAGCAG GAGTTCCCAACATTTTGTTATACAACAAATGTGAATATGATTGGGAAAATAGGAACAGGGACGACTGGAGGTACTGGTGGAGTTAACATAGCCCAATTAACCACGAGCGATGACAAAACATGTTATATAGCACAGCCTTTCTCATACAACTATGCTTTGGTCAACCAAATGCAATTAGCGCCAAATGGAATTCAGAACACTATAtcaaatattagttttaaatgtGATGTATGTGGCTTAATGTTTGGCCACCTCACTCTATTAAATGCTCACAAAAGGATACATACTCAGGACGCcg aTAACAACATAACAGTTGTGGCCACAGGAGTAGGTTCATCCAATGAAGTGACCATGCCGCCACATATCCAAATTCTCGCCACAGACCCCAATGAACAACAGCAACACCATGTGCAGATTCAAgaca CTAAGCCAGTAATTATTGACAAGTCACAGTCAAAATGCATCACATGTGGTGGACCGTTAGCCAATAATCCAAAAAGAAAAGGACCAAAACTTATAAGATGTGAAAACTGCATAGCACAGGATACTGTAGATCAGAGAG tgAATTCAACACAAATATTTGTGTCGGGAGAGAATAATGTAAAGTTTGAAGTAGGCGGGGTGAGTGGTGTGCAAACCCAGAATGACCCACTTACCTCTGCACCACCCGCCCAACAGCCTCAGCAACAGAAAACAA TACAAGCGGGTCATCATCCTGTGAAAAAAAGAAACTTAGCGTCCGTTACAAAGTGTCAAAACTGTAACGGATCGGGCATAGTTTTCATAGGCGGAAATAAAAACAAGAATAGCACTTCAAATTCTGAGAAACCTTTCCACTGTAACATATGCGGGGGATCGTTTTCGCGCTACTCGTCCTTGTGGTCCCATAAGAAACTACACTCTGGTGAAAAGAACTTTAAGTGTGGTGTGTGTGGTATCGCGTTTGCGAAGGCTGTTTACCTGAAAAATCATTCGCGGATACACACTGGAGAAAAGCCTTACAG ATGTCAAACTTGCGGTATGCAGTTCTCTCAGTCGCCACATCTGAAGAATCACGAACGGACACACTCTGGCGAGAAACCTTATGTCTGTGAG GTGTGTGACAAAGGCTTCGCGAGACACGCAACTCTATGGAATCATCGCCGGATCCATACGGGCGAGAAACCTTACAA ATGTGAGACATGCGGTTCAGCGTTCAGTCAGGCCGCACATCTGAAGAACCACGCCAAAGTGCATTCCGGTGAGAAGCCGTTTAAATGCGACATCTGCACTGCTGCTTTCGCAGACAGATTCGCACTCAAGCGGCATAGAGGCATACACGATAAGTATG GTCAAACTACACCCATGATGGTTGCATCAAGAATACAACTACCAGAACCAGATGAACTCGAGCAACAGCAGAATAGTGACCAACAAAATTCTCAGTCAGAAGTTGAACTCAGAAGTCAGACTGCGCtatga